From the genome of Miscanthus floridulus cultivar M001 chromosome 10, ASM1932011v1, whole genome shotgun sequence, one region includes:
- the LOC136489805 gene encoding uncharacterized protein, with translation MAYHNYHPRLDNQADNAIKFANCTDSAWHSFEKEMNEKLWQVDGLLLASAIMAGVTVGIGAYGQRYRHHPITHLIFVGSTTLFLPIISSVVTSSTGYVSSVSSRDLSEFKQSAPALTAMCSPSRHSVLVIMWALLVQNVMINTSVVVAIDDREGPSIGPPLELLAQGAWTFYLGISFLNSLYKVPFYYFILEGLPFLLTLAKLLFKYYAVQKARQSFSFGRNPRLVAGYMQQLPPPPLLVMGEEARHVEKQPHGYVFKDDSSGTMMQNTIGLVTIDRVWQLLDSCNSSNNMLLPVPTPQRLKDLCLSFALFKLLRCRFARYELHTYASSQNTFDFFWSLLLSDGEPADRVFGVIANELSFLHDYYNSSLPISYSKSWLPVLGIIISLFSISYCIVLAVWIIIRVLVVWIGSYLHYSNYSTGWALRQIICDIRCKDGERAASVHFGNIFFDMVPLSLLLVFLIAAEVRDIVSYVCSNWTKVVLTCCLFPNTETSLSMRKWFVQVLRCRCKLIEHQWDDRIGQCSALPLHPRTNPLALFRHHLRLPDYKIKANAAMKVSIINALRSSKSDGGHLILSNGKASLYRSGEQGGERFLWACNSISVSNNILTWQIATSILEVRYPLQPQQQGSSSVTSEGDRTVATYLSRYCAYLVFCCPELLPDDDAWSKSMYEAVKKDAEHALAQPCCVVGRHYLSRSVSTLGYQQLVDLLSANSKHQVLKDGVKLGKKLVETISNHEAAWKLLASFWSEMILYITPSDNLKGHAVAIAHGGELITLLWALLNHVGIVSRTTSDDAARAAAGTSTPGVISNI, from the coding sequence ATGGCTTATCATAATTATCATCCTCGTTTGGACAACCAAGCAGACAATGCTATCAAATTTGCTAACTGCACAGACAGTGCATGGCACTCTTTCGAGAAAGAGATGAATGAGAAGCTATGGCAGGTGGACGGGCTGTTGCTTGCGAGCGCCATCATGGCTGGAGTCACGGTCGGGATAGGTGCCTATGGCCAGCGCTACCGCCACCATCCTATCACCCATCTTATCTTCGTCGGCTCCACTACTTTGTTCTTGCCCATCATCTCCTCTGTGGTCACCAGCAGCACAGGATACGTCTCGAGCGTCAGCAGCCGTGATCTCTCAGAGTTCAAGCAGTCAGCCCCCGCCTTGACCGCAATGTGCAGTCCATCCAGACACTCGGTCCTTGTGATAATGTGGGCACTACTTGTTCAGAACGTCATGATCAATACCAGTGTAGTAGTCGCTATCGACGATAGAGAAGGTCCAAGCATAGGTCCTCCGCTCGAGTTGCTTGCTCAGGGGGCCTGGACCTTTTACCTTGGTATTAGCTTCTTGAATTCACTGTACAAAGTGCCATTCTACTATTTTATCCTTGAAGGTTTACCTTTTCTTCTCACCTTGGCCAAGCTACTGTTCAAATACTATGCAGTCCAAAAGGCACGTCAATCCTTTTCATTTGGGCGCAATCCTCGTCTTGTCGCTGGATACATGCAACAGCTACCTCCACCACCTCTGTTGGTTATGGGAGAAGAAGCAAGACATGTGGAGAAGCAGCCTCATGGGTATGTGTTCAAGGATGACTCATCAGGGACAATGATGCAAAACACCATTGGCTTGGTGACTATTGACCGAGTTTGGCAGTTGTTGGATAGCTGCAACAGCAGCAACAACATGCTTCTTCCGGTGCCAACACCACAAAGGCTAAAAGACTTGTGCTTGTCTTTTGCCTTGTTTAAGTTGCTGCGCTGTCGATTCGCAAGGTACGAGCTGCATACTTATGCTAGCTCTCAGAACACATTCGACTTTTTCTGGAGCTTGCTGCTCAGCGATGGTGAGCCTGCAGACAGGGTATTTGGGGTGATTGCAAATGAGCTTTCTTTTCTTCATGATTATTATAACTCATCCCTCCCCATCTCCTATTCCAAGTCTTGGCTTCCTGTTTTGGGCATCATTATCTCACTCTTCAGCATATCTTACTGCATTGTTCTTGCAGTGTGGATAATAATACGTGTACTTGTAGTTTGGATAGGGTCTTATCTCCATTATTCTAATTATTCGACCGGTTGGGCACTTCGTCAGATTATTTGTGATATCCGATGTAAAGATGGTGAACGTGCAGCTTCTGTACATTTTGGAAACATATTCTTCGACATGGTTCCActgtctttgcttttggtgtTTCTCATAGCAGCTGAAGTGAGGGACATTGTTTCCTACGTGTGCTCCAACTGGACCAAAGTAGTCCTCACATGCTGCCTGTTTCCAAATACTGAGACATCGCTTTCCATGCGCAAATGGTTTGTCCAAGTTCTACGATGCAGGTGCAAGCTGATAGAGCATCAATGGGATGACAGGATAGGCCAATGCTCAGCACTGCCACTACATCCAAGAACGAACCCGCTCGCACTTTTCAGGCATCACCTCCGGTTGCCAGACTACAAGATTAAGGCCAATGCGGCCATGAAGGTTTCTATAATAAATGCCCTACGAAGCAGTAAAAGTGATGGTGGACACCTGATTTTGAGCAATGGGAAAGCATCTCTCTACCGCTCAGGTGAACAAGGTGGTGAAAGGTTCCTTTGGGCCTGCAACAGCATAAGTGTGTCTAATAATATACTCACATGGCAAATCGCCACAAGCATCCTTGAGGTCAGGTACCCTCTCCAGCCTCAACAACAAGGTTCTTCATCTGTTACTTCAGAAGGTGATAGGACTGTTGCCACTTATCTGTCACGGTACTGCGCGTACCTGGTGTTCTGCTGCCCCGAGCTGCTCCCTGATGATGATGCATGGAGCAAGAGCATGTACGAGGCTGTCAAGAAGGATGCGGAGCATGCTCTCGCTCAACCGTGCTGCGTCGTCGGTCGCCATTACTTGTCTAGGTCGGTATCGACGCTGGGCTATCAGCAGCTAGTTGACCTGTTGAGTGCCAACTCGAAGCATCAAGTGCTCAAGGACGGTGTGAAGCTTGGGAAGAAGCTGGTGGAGACAATTAGCAACCATGAGGCAGCATGGAAGCTGCTGGCCAGCTTCTGGTCGGAGATGATCCTGTACATCACGCCGTCAGACAATCTGAAAGGGCACGCGGTGGCCATCGCCCATGGTGGCGAGCTCATCACGCTCCTCTGGGCGTTGCTCAACCATGTCGGGATCGTCAGCAGGACCACCAGTGATGATGCCGCCAGGGCTGCTGCTGGAACTTCTACGCCTGGTGTTATATCTAATATATAG